In Streptomyces chartreusis, the following proteins share a genomic window:
- a CDS encoding L-2-amino-thiazoline-4-carboxylic acid hydrolase gives MPRRFLGEVRKHLHHVAPDREDELIDAIRARAEEIADADEDMATDGPSKGALAIGAVVLAAFEKLVPLFDGDEKRTIRYLQHAMSPVLKRPYDMTFSTLNKQDHALDKIEKTCRVMVKLYPAHFEFDFQRPEPGLFEMNVKRCFWRDFFGRHDATAVTTVMCAFDVNFMKAIDPAVSGLRAERTSLLSLGDSECRFAVLETDDPLDGYSDALETRFVDDKEGKG, from the coding sequence ATGCCCCGCAGGTTTCTCGGCGAAGTCCGCAAACACCTCCACCATGTGGCGCCCGATCGCGAGGACGAGCTGATCGACGCGATCCGCGCGCGTGCGGAGGAGATCGCCGACGCGGACGAGGACATGGCCACCGACGGACCGTCGAAGGGGGCGCTGGCGATCGGTGCGGTCGTACTGGCCGCCTTCGAGAAGCTGGTCCCCCTGTTCGACGGGGACGAGAAGCGGACGATCCGCTATCTCCAGCACGCGATGAGCCCGGTGCTGAAGCGCCCGTACGACATGACCTTCTCGACCCTCAACAAGCAGGACCACGCGCTCGACAAGATCGAGAAGACGTGTCGCGTGATGGTGAAGCTCTACCCCGCCCACTTCGAGTTCGACTTTCAGCGACCGGAGCCGGGGCTATTCGAGATGAACGTCAAACGCTGCTTCTGGCGCGACTTCTTCGGCCGCCACGACGCCACGGCCGTCACAACGGTGATGTGCGCGTTCGACGTGAACTTCATGAAGGCGATCGACCCCGCGGTCAGCGGGCTGCGCGCCGAACGTACCTCCTTGCTTTCACTCGGTGACAGCGAGTGCCGCTTCGCCGTCCTTGAAACCGACGACCCTCTCGACGGCTACAGCGACGCTCTCGAGACGCGGTTCGTCGACGACAAGGAGGGCAAGGGCTGA
- a CDS encoding arsenate reductase ArsC, which yields MSSSPAADRPAPARPSVLFVCVHNAGRSQMAAAFLTHLAGDAVEVRSAGSAPADTVNPAVVEAMSESGIDISAETPKILTIEAVHSSDVVITMGCGDTCPVFPGKTYLDWKLDDPAGQGVDAVRPIRDEIENRVRGLLADLGLTPRVT from the coding sequence ATGAGCAGCAGCCCCGCCGCGGACCGCCCGGCCCCCGCCCGCCCCTCCGTCCTCTTCGTCTGCGTCCACAACGCCGGCCGCTCCCAGATGGCCGCCGCCTTCCTGACCCACCTGGCGGGCGACGCCGTAGAGGTCCGCTCGGCCGGCTCGGCCCCGGCCGACACGGTCAACCCGGCCGTCGTCGAGGCCATGAGCGAATCAGGCATCGACATCTCCGCGGAGACCCCAAAGATCCTCACCATCGAGGCCGTCCACTCATCGGACGTGGTCATCACGATGGGCTGCGGCGACACCTGCCCGGTCTTCCCCGGCAAGACCTACCTGGACTGGAAGCTGGACGACCCGGCAGGCCAGGGCGTCGACGCCGTACGCCCGATCCGCGACGAGATCGAGAACCGCGTGAGGGGCCTGCTCGCCGACCTCGGCCTGACACCGCGGGTGACGTGA
- a CDS encoding ArsR/SmtB family transcription factor: MSKQQLEVLGQDGDCCAGVSEAPLDEERAAELAKVFKALGDPVRLRLLSMIASRGEGGEVCVCELTPAFDLSQPTISHHLKLLRQAGLIDCERRGTWVYYWVLPPALDRLAAFLTTPTAAEALV, from the coding sequence ATGTCGAAACAACAGCTCGAGGTGCTCGGCCAGGACGGCGACTGCTGCGCCGGAGTGTCCGAGGCGCCCCTCGACGAGGAGCGGGCGGCCGAACTCGCCAAGGTCTTCAAGGCCCTGGGCGACCCGGTCCGACTGCGCCTGCTGTCGATGATCGCCTCACGAGGAGAGGGCGGCGAGGTGTGCGTCTGCGAGCTCACACCGGCCTTCGACCTCTCCCAGCCGACGATCTCCCACCACCTCAAGCTCCTGCGCCAGGCGGGCCTGATCGACTGCGAGCGACGGGGGACGTGGGTCTATTACTGGGTGCTGCCGCCGGCTCTCGACCGCCTCGCGGCATTCCTTACGACACCGACGGCGGCCGAGGCGCTGGTGTGA